The Manis javanica isolate MJ-LG chromosome 2, MJ_LKY, whole genome shotgun sequence genome contains a region encoding:
- the LOC140848088 gene encoding uncharacterized protein, which produces MGDTKSGHQKSLVDIRVTPESEYPLSDCAAKGNWILGRLIVTSLSGLKPLLIFGLGACGPRSDVLEVWGSSWGGDTEQYKEVTFFQDTGPARNGCRDPGARQSGRQAREGARVPGPRPGPRGDRARLARPPLGSRAEGGTLPLCLEGADGRRGPRDSLGRVAAAGSSRPPSARPWGAARPTPLAARRAVSGRPLPAQVGCRRAAPGLREREASARSRPETGGDREPCGDGAPGPGGLPEDLWPVACAAAGPPRGARFGVISVGPGRWSWGPRNSRRSGCLSLKHCDFFCWVLQSQCRSCSLDTYSKS; this is translated from the exons ATGGGAG ATACCAAATCCGGCCATCAAAAATCCTTAGTAGACATCCGAGTCACACCCGAGTCCGAGTATCCACTATCAGACTGTG CCGCCAAAGGGAACTGGATTCTGGGGCGTCTCATAGTCACCTCCCTCTCGGGGCTGAAACCGCTGCTGATTTTCGGGCTCGGGGCCTGCGGGCCACGAAGTGATGTCCTCGAGGTCTGGGGGAGTTCTTGGGGAGGGGACACCGAGCAGTACAAGGAGGTGACTTTCTTCCAGGACACTGGGCCCGCCCGCAACGGCTGCAGGGATCCGGGGGCGCGCCAGAGTGGGCGCCAGGCCAGGGAGGGCGCCCGAGTCCCGGGACCCCGCCCAGGGCCCCGCGGGGACCGGGCGCGGCTAGCGCGGCCTCCCCTCGGCTCACGGGCTGAGGGAGGGACGCTCCCCCTCTGCCTGGAGGGGGCGGACGGCAGGCGCGGTCCTCGGGACTCCCTGGGCCGGGTCGCCGCCGCCGGCTCCTCCCGCCCGCCGTCGGCCCGCCCCTGGGGGGCGGCCCGGCCCACCCCGCTGGCCGCCCGGAGGGCAGTGAGCGGGCGCCCGCTTCCGGCCCAGGTAGGCTGCCGGCGGGCCGCGCCCGGGCTCCGAGAGCGGGAGGCCTCCGCGCGCAGCCGCCCCGAGACCGGCGGGGACCGTGAACCGTGCGGGGACGGCGCCCCGGGCCCCGGCGGGCTCCCGGAGGACCTGTGGCCTGTGGCCTGCGCCGCTGCAGGTCCACCCAGGGGAGCCCGCTTCGGGGTGATTTCTGTAGGACCAGGTCGGTGGAGCTGGGGTCCCCGCAACTCCAGAC GTTCTGGATGCCTCTCCCTGAAGCACTGTGACTTTTTTTGTTGGGTGTTACAGTCCCAGTGTCGCAGCTGCAGCCTGGACACTTATTCTAAGTCCTGA